In the genome of Aptenodytes patagonicus chromosome 18, bAptPat1.pri.cur, whole genome shotgun sequence, one region contains:
- the LOC143168758 gene encoding uncharacterized protein LOC143168758 isoform X4, which produces MRCCGACGVIPPRLLLPPGAISSSAGKERHLQKPPEGGDSASYRWRTAKRPELQKRKGGEKEKEASDLSKSPGSAKSESCVMTAELFQGKGECTGTKLWSRLTPRTYTR; this is translated from the exons ATGCGATGCTGCGGTGCCTGCGGGGTGATACCGCCGCGCTTGTTGCTGCCTCCCG GTGCCATTAGTAGCAGTGCAGggaaagagcggcatctccagaagcctCCAGAAGGAGGGGATTCGGCAAGCTACAG gtggaggacagccaagcgaccggagttacagaagaggaagggaggagagaaggagaaagaagcatctgaCCTGTCAAAGTCTCCTGGCAGTGCCAAGAgtgagagctgcg TAATGACTGCCGAGTTGTTccaggggaagggtgagtgtacaggcaccAAGCTCTGGAGCAGACTCACTCCCAGGACTTACACACgttaa
- the LOC143168758 gene encoding uncharacterized protein LOC143168758 isoform X3 gives MRGCLLPAGRPGDGKLQTALCGRLLVCWRQAGSGAISSSAGKERHLQKPPEGGDSASYRWRTAKRPELQKRKGGEKEKEASDLSKSPGSAKSESCEAALKTQLSVPLWGCC, from the exons ATgcgggggtgtctcctgcccgctGGCCGCCCGggggacgggaagcttcaaaccgcccTCTGCGGCAGGCTCCTGGTCTGCTGGAGGCAAGCCGGGTCAG GTGCCATTAGTAGCAGTGCAGggaaagagcggcatctccagaagcctCCAGAAGGAGGGGATTCGGCAAGCTACAG gtggaggacagccaagcgaccggagttacagaagaggaagggaggagagaaggagaaagaagcatctgaCCTGTCAAAGTCTCCTGGCAGTGCCAAGAgtgagagctgcg aggcagcactgaaGACTCAGTTGTCggttcctctctggggatgctgttga
- the LOC143168758 gene encoding uncharacterized protein LOC143168758 isoform X1 codes for MRGCLLPAGRPGDGKLQTALCGRLLVCWRQAGSGAISSSAGKERHLQKPPEGGDSASYRWRTAKRPELQKRKGGEKEKEASDLSKSPGSAKSESCVMTAELFQGKGECTGTKLWSRLTPRTYTR; via the exons ATgcgggggtgtctcctgcccgctGGCCGCCCGggggacgggaagcttcaaaccgcccTCTGCGGCAGGCTCCTGGTCTGCTGGAGGCAAGCCGGGTCAG GTGCCATTAGTAGCAGTGCAGggaaagagcggcatctccagaagcctCCAGAAGGAGGGGATTCGGCAAGCTACAG gtggaggacagccaagcgaccggagttacagaagaggaagggaggagagaaggagaaagaagcatctgaCCTGTCAAAGTCTCCTGGCAGTGCCAAGAgtgagagctgcg TAATGACTGCCGAGTTGTTccaggggaagggtgagtgtacaggcaccAAGCTCTGGAGCAGACTCACTCCCAGGACTTACACACgttaa
- the LOC143168758 gene encoding uncharacterized protein LOC143168758 isoform X2 has product MRGCLLPAGRPGDGKLQTALCGRLLVCWRQAGSGAISSSAGKERHLQKPPEGGDSASYRWRTAKRPELQKRKGGEKEKEASDLSKSPGSAKSESCAHGGPQWSRHAPSAHGGPHAGAGGCA; this is encoded by the exons ATgcgggggtgtctcctgcccgctGGCCGCCCGggggacgggaagcttcaaaccgcccTCTGCGGCAGGCTCCTGGTCTGCTGGAGGCAAGCCGGGTCAG GTGCCATTAGTAGCAGTGCAGggaaagagcggcatctccagaagcctCCAGAAGGAGGGGATTCGGCAAGCTACAG gtggaggacagccaagcgaccggagttacagaagaggaagggaggagagaaggagaaagaagcatctgaCCTGTCAAAGTCTCCTGGCAGTGCCAAGAgtgagagctgcg cccatggaggtccacagtggagcagacatgcaccttcagcccatggaggaccccatgctggagcaggtggatgtgcctga